The genomic interval GTAAACAGTACTTGAATTAATATTATTTAGCCGACTGATGCAGTTTGGTTTACAAGATAGATGGGATGGGAGATCGAGAGCGCCTCAGAGGACAAGGAGAGTTGTATGGTGATGTTACTGGAGAGAGCCTCAGAGCATTGCCTGCCAAGCCCGCTATGTTGTTTAAGCTTCGGGATTTTTCATATCCTTTTATGAAAAAATGCACAGATATCAGTTGAGTTCAACCAGAAAATAGACACAGACAAACAATACCATGCAGGGTAATCAAAAGTGCTATTTTTGAACTCAAAGAATTTGTTTACAAAGAATTCAATATTGAGACAATTGAgaaatcttaaaaaatgaaactcaTTGTAGCTGTCATTCCCAAAAGATTAAACTATCACCTATTACAGTTGcaatacttcaaaatatattctgtCCAAGATTATAATTAATATTCAAATAGCTTTGGCATATATAATCAGAACACTTAAAAATTAGGCAAAGCAACTTAAGATATGGatttaatagttttatatttcagaatgtgtttctgagaatgaaatgagttattttctcttttcattttaataagcCAAAAGAGCAGGCTTAACTTTTAAGTGAATAAGTCTTTTTTCCAGCATATTTATTCTTCTAGCTTTGTAGGGCTAAAAGGATGATTCTTATAATAATGGCATTTCGTACGATTATCTAGTGATATAGCACAGAATGGCCATTTCTAATCcctttgatgaaaatgtaaaagtaaataaaagaggaagcaaATGAAATATGAACCGAGTCATCATTTCTGTGAAATAAATCTGAATTTGATTACATGATATTTTCAACagacttcctctctttctccactTACCAGGAattgagaaaatttttattttaattctctttttctttctattattttgcATATTAACCTGTTGTTCTTGACAGTCATGGACTAAGAGAATAAGCTAGCCTCTCCCAAATTTTAACCTAATGGTTTTCCTTAACTACTAAACCATCACTCAGTCCAGATCACCTTTGGAGGGATTCATATATTGTagtatttttattacaaaataatagAAGCAGGTAAGTTGAGTACCAAGTGTAAAGTATGAAGTGAAATGTCTTAAAAGCaggacaaatatttattaaaaatgaagtcaATTTTGGAAATGAATGTTTTGACAGGTccactgaaaaagagaaaaatgaacttccTTTTGGATAAAGTTGAGCAAGTGCATAAAATTCCAGTGAACTTCTCATTCCCCATAGACTGCATAGTATGCTCTGTGGCACTAATTAGTCCAGAGTGCAATTACTGATTGTAGGAGAAAGAAAACTGAGTCTTTTTTGTCCTCAGGTTCTTCCCAGctaattctttcttttcataaaagTTCCAGAGAAGAAGCTATTATTAACTCTCctttcacagaaagagaaattatCTATTTGATCATTTGATTTATGAGAGGCCAAGACAGATACAGATGCAGATTCCAATAGCAGCTCTAATATGGAATAAAGCTGGACTGTTCAGGAAAGGGAAATACAGAAAACTCCCTCACCATTGCACACACATTGACTTTCAGTAGGCTGGATGTCTCCTTTGAGGTTCTTGTAAATAGACGTTTATGCCATCCATTTACTATGGTAAAGTTTTCTAAGACAAAATTTCTATTAAGTAAAAAAATCTGTCAATATTTTGctaatattctttattataaaaCATGGGAGAtggtatatatttcattttatgttggTAGATGATACATTAGTTAATGAAAGGATgtctaaaaacattttaattacagataatttatataaaaattgttcTTTTATCCCCCACCATCTCCAAGCTCCCTACACAAACCccagaaatataaaaatctgtTTGACAATTTTATATCAATCACACcagtaatatatatgtatatcctgATTGCCATTCTAAGTGTTAGCTATTTGTCAAAATTATGGCTTCTAATGTAAATATTATTCATTCTGTCCCTTTATTTCAATATCGATTTGAAAAGGCTTCCTTTCTAATTTAGTAACAAGTATATGATTAGTACAATTATATATTATTCAtatacctttatttttctttattctaaatgTTTATTTCTGATTAGAAAGCttcataaaatttttacttaattaAGATTTTACTAGAGTagttgaaaatataatttgtgaGAGTGAGCAATACTGAACACATTTTGAACCAACATCTGAATACACAGCATGCATTTTATTCATGTGCTTATTTTGGGCAATGTTAAAACTACCCATCCATGTACTACCCATGAGTATGCTTTCTTAAAAACTGCTGCACAAATAAAAACATAGTTTCTAAGTATTTggagttcacattttaaaagaatccTTAAATTTTCTGATTATATGACCAACTATACTCATATTTGTATAAAAGAAAGGATGGGAATCcggtatttttttatttatacagGGAGAATTTTTAGAACtctaaaataaaatcagtatagAGAACAACTTCAAAGATAAATTAAGGGATCCCATAGGAAATAAGTGTTTAAGTAGAATAAAAGAAATCCATAACCTATGTAATAGGAAAGAGGTGAGGAAATGAATGAATCTCTGGTAGATATGACTAGAAATGataacaaattaaaatgtttgaGTTACCCAGAAATGTTACCAGAGCTAGGAGAAAAAACATTCTGctacaaaagaaataagcaagaacGAAAAAGAGTTGATATGGTAAGGAATGATGAAATATAAAAAGCTCatgaatatgttttcaaagacGTCCTTATTAATAAAGAGAATTTGTGTTTGTGAAATAAAATTGCATGCAAACTAAATATCTTATTAATTGCTTTGCTCATAAAACTTTTGAATTTTACAGTAAAACTATACTTACATAGTACCTTATAATTTTCAAAGCCTTTACTCATCTGTAATTTCTTTTgacagtttaaaattttaaatattacctaacatggaagaaaaaaattctaggaaGCCCCTTGAACATGTAACCTGGATGTAAATGGTGCATGTAATACTTTATTGTATGATGCACAAAAGTTCATGTAAGTTGAatgacatatacatataaatataaatatctatacatatgtatatatacaagtaTACAAGTAGATACATAGTAAGTTATATAATGCATCTAGAAGAGTATGCTCGATAAAAAATATTGTTAACTagatactattattatcattattcaatacatgtacatatattttgcTCAACTATTGTAATATAATATTaactattttcataaaatatttaaatttttctagcaCATATGTTAAATGTAAAATGGTCAACAAATGCATTAACATGATTGTAATACATTTTAGTTCAAGGAACTGATGCAGACAATGGGAGTAATTGAAATAgagaagtatttaaaatattattcatcaaaaagcaagaggaaagttcttttgtcttctcttttgaTCTTCAAAGACATGGAAGCAGAGGATAATATAAAATGatcagaagaaatgaaagagaagtacAACATGAATAATGAGATATTTCAAAGAAAGAgcacttcataaaataaatattttaagcttaaAATGATACACAAATAAATATGGAGAAACTGCAATGAATAACAAATAAAcacataactttttaaatttggagCCATTTTTCATGCAAATTTAGTCAACTATCATAATAACCATTACACATCTTTCCTAATTCTGCTGTATTCTTTAACAAGGACACCTACTCAATCATTTATACTCATTCAACAATTAATTATCATcttctatgtgtcaggcactgctcAGTGTCTGTTGAAAAATACTAATGAACTTAAAACCATTTTTATTGGTACTGAAGAAAAATACTACATGTGCATTTCTAAGCCCATAAGTAACCTTTCAGGTAATTGAAAAACATATATGGCTGAGGCTCTCGTACCTTTGAGAATGTGAGACACTCAGCTAAACCATTGGCAAAAACTGCCCAAGTATTGGATGAAAGATTTAGAgtacatttaacattttaatttgaaacaaaaagtgccttataattattttatttcgcCAACTACTTATCAAATATATTCATAAAGCCAATTAGTGAGTTTTATTcatcatagaaaaagaaaacttctgaAGATTTCTGAGTacgttatattaaaataattaaatgatgaTCTAACATTTACATATGTCATTACAATTCTTCCCATAGACAAATGACAAACCAAAAAAGAAGGTAGAAGGAAGGGTGAAATGTCTTTCAGATATGACAATCAAGTAGGCTGTTTTGAGAGGCATTTTTAAATGtggtagagaaaggaaaagggcaCCACAGGCAGTCTTTCCTAGAAAATGATGAATGAGCATTTTACATGATTCAATATATTTCTAGCACTTAATTGCTAAGTCACCTATTATGATCTGATTAAATGCATGCCTACCTTTCCTGATCCCTCCATCAGAAGCGCACGTGTAATCACCTGCCGTCAGAAGGAAACATGTTTCCCCTCTTCTGTTTTTGTCTCTGGTACTAGAGCGTCTGATGGGGAGCCTTTCTGGGGGTGATAATGGCGGCTCACTTCCTGTACTGTCGTCACCTGATAACACTGGTCACAGCACCATGCCCATTGACAGACAGTGATGGATGAGGAAATGAGACAGTACAAAGAGTTTACACCAAATGTCCATAGTCCAGTCACTCAATATACAAAACGCAATAATCACAtcacaataagaaaaagaaccatcatcactcatcacaaaaaaatacaTGGCACAAAATGGAAATGTATTGAAAGGGAGAGAAATATTCTTTCAGAAATTTTTATCCCTTGTTTGTGTTTTATCTGATAGATAATTGACTTTCACGCAAGTAGTGTGAACTCAAAAAAAGTAGGACAAAAAAAAGTACACAATTTACCTCATAATTTTTTACATGCTATCCAGTTGCTGTGAGTAGGAACACTTTAGAGTCTATTTATGGAAAAATTCTCaagcaaatgtttatttttgtatctctTTAAGAGgcatgattttattatttctctaaaacttatttcaaaacaaaacttaatgAGAATAGTTGCAAAACATAAAAACTGCACGTCCAGATTCCATTTTCCTACTTCCAGTTTGaagtaggaaaatatttttgaagcatACAGGGGACAAGATCAGCTTCTCCAAGTGCCCTTGAAATAACTGTTTACTCTGTATGCGGCCAGATATCTTCACATCTTACCAGTCTACCTATTAGCTTGTCATTGCATTATTTCCCAGAGATGAGTCTGTCCTCTTTGCCCATGCTCTTCTTAAGGGATATGAATAGGTGCACTGAAGAGAGACTAAGGCGAGCAACTAAACTCTCCCTTTCATAAAGTCATTCTGAGCAATCATCAGACATATATTGAGAGAATTTGCAGAGaaatctactaaatgaacataagggttgtgaataaattttttaagagAAGTTCGGGTATAGCCATATTTCCTTTCTGATTGCCTCATAAAAACTTCTGGAAGCAGGTTAGCTGTGGTGGCACAggttgcaatcccagctacttgggatacaAAGATGGCAGGACTgtggctggaggccagcccaggcaaaaatggtaacaggactgtatctcaaaaacaagcttaGCGTAGTGCCTATAGTAACAGTTATATAGGAGACATAAGTAGGTAGATAGCTGTCCAAGGTCACCGCAGGCAGGCAAAAAGCttaagaccctatgtgaaaaataaactaaaagcaaaaagtgttggTGGCACAGCTCAAAAGtattgagttcaatccccagtaccacaaaaaaaaaaatcaaaagtgaaCCCTAAGGAAGGACCTCTAAACATGACAtccaccttttcttttgtttttattattatttggtacTATTTCTAAATGATACATGGGATTGTAAGTCATTTTGCTATAAGCGAaagatgaaatatatttaaattgtaGAGAATAGATATAAATAACCTTAATTTTTTATACTAGTATAAAATCTATTTGAATTGTTAATCTATAAGATGTTTCATCTGTACCAGCTGTAAGACTATGGGTAACACCCTTGAATACAAGTTTGGCACACTGAATATCAAGCTACAGTCTATTAACTCTACAATACCTTTAGCAATGGAGGGGATCAAGAATTCAGTGAATTTTAAACAGTTAGCAAAAACTCAGTTCTAGAAGTAAGTAGGGCCAAAGTATAGTGCATAAAAAAGGAAATCCACAAAGAAATTCAATGTTGTCGTTATTATCCACACAGATCACTCATGCCTTGAATAGTGGTGGGTTGACTACATAGCATGGGATCTTACCTCACCTAAAGGGTTATATTGAGTTGTCCTgcctaatttaaaaacaatgaaaatttagtCACTCTTCCAGACTATTACTAAGAAAGATCTTTGCTATTGAAAGATTTATCTTCCATATCACCTCTTTGGTGTTTGGGCCTTTGATGTGCAAGCATCCATTCTCCTTAAATAACTGCTTCTTGTGAATTAAGTTGAGATGCATAGCACCACATGGCACAGGTAAAACTGAGACAAACCACACCAAGCCAAATGATATGCAGATCAACATGATGAGGATGAAGAATGGAAAATGGCCAATATCATACCATCACATCGtgcagagaaacaaagaaacattggCACAGAAGCAACAAACGGGCAAAAGAAAATATTGGCACCATCAGCAAAGGTCATTCCCACTAAAGCAAGAAAACTCTATAGACCAGCTATATAGACTTCTATGTGGGGTTCATTTAAAAATGCTACGGTCTAATTATCTGCAAgcctaacacacatgcacacattttgTGAACAAATAAGTCTGAAACATCTGTTCATAAACAGTTACAGAAAAGGAGAATGGCTGCCTTCTGCCTAAGTGCATACTGGTCTATAAAGTGTTAAATGACATGCATTTGAAATTGTGTCTTACCTGATCTGTTATGCTCCAGAAGTAGGTTGTCTTTGCCCAGACAAGTGTCACTCTGTGTGCTATTGCAGGCCATATTTAGTTCTGTCTTACAGAATATAGGTGAGCTTGCCTGAGGAGCAGGAGGAatgtgcttctttctttttcttggaagtTTCTGCTTCGCCATTGCCAAGGAGTAATACATTCCAAAATTGTTGACAATGACAGGCACTGGCATAGCTATTGTCAGCACTccagccagagcacacaaggctCCCACCAGCATCCCTGACCATGTTTGGGGGTACATATCCCCATAGCCCAGGGTAGTCATGGTCACCACAGCCCACCAGAACCCAATGGGAATGTTTTTGAACTGCGTGTGCTCACTGGCTGAAGGGTCATTAGGTTGAGCTCCTACTCTTTCTGCATAATAGATCATTGTAGCAAATATCAAAACTCCTAGAGCCAGGAAGATGATCAGCAGCAAAAATTCATTAGTACTAGCTCGAAGAGTGTGTCCAAGCACCCTCAGACCTACAAAATGGCGGGTGAGCTTGAAAATTCTCAGGATCCTCACAAACCTTACCACCCTGAGGAAGCCAAGTACATCTTTAGCAGCTTTGGATGACAGCCCACTGAGTCCCACCTCTAAGTAGAAGGGTAGGATGGCCACAAAGTCAATGATATTCAAGAGGTTTTTGATGAATTCAAGTTTATTGGGTGAAAAAACAATACGGactaaaaattcaaaagtaaaccACACCACGCACACGCCTTCCACGTATGTCAAGGCAGGATCTGTTTCGATTTCGTATTGTAGAATGGTTGTGCCATTGATGACTGGTTCGGTCTTGTTTTTAACAATATTGAAAGCTTCGTGCGTCTCCAGGCAAAAGGTCGTGATTGAAACCAAGATGaagaataaagaagcaaaagcaataaactgtagaagaaaaagaaataaaaatatagagtGATCTGAACCATAATGTACTTGATCAAAATCTAAGAGCACTGATCACTGTAAATAGAAAAGAACAATAGCATATTTGGAGATTTCACTTGAAATGTTTCTCAGGTAAAAGAAGGGATCTGTACGTAACATAAATCAAAGTGTACATCTAATATGTTTCAAGTTCTGTTTTCAGCTTCTATAGATGCAAAGTTTTGCTTTATGTTGGAAAACAATTTCTTGAAACTTTTGCATAAGAAAGTATAGCCTGTGGAGAAAGCATGAAAATTATTGCATAAGAATTTTAAAGAGCagaaagctgaaaaagaaaaaaattagacacTGATTCCAAATACTGCTAGAAGTCTTCATATATCAGATCAACTTTTGCACCTATAAATGTAAGATGTATTACACATGGAGGGAAATTTGGAAGCCACTCAAATTTAATTGTAGGTTTCTATTTATAAGTAAAATGCTCTGGATATCATGAAGTGTGAACCTGAAAAGAATCTGCAATATATACTACCAACTAAATTATATCAACATAAGATGGAGACTTGTCCAATACAGTAAAtctaggaaggaaaaataaagcatcAAGATGGAAAGCAGAGAAACTgagttaaggaaaaaaattaaaagacaactttcttcttctatgaAAAAAGATCTCAAAGTGTTGTAGcaataaattttaaagttctAGTTTCGTTTcaactctttttcatttcttcagtcAATActgtatgaacacacacacacacacctactaACACAGATTGATAATGAATTCCAATTTATATAGTTCTGACTAGAAGCACACACTACTAAAGTCAATCTATATAATTAATTCATATCAATCTACATAACAACACTCCCACTACCCCATTTTATAGTTCACTAATACCAAGCATAGAGCATTTAAGTCATTTTTCTTAGATCATCTGatagaaaatgataaaactaaGACACTAATCTGACAAGGTTGACTCCAGATTCCATTTCCTTAACTTATCAAATACTCAGATGTAGACTAGAAATAGGATGAAAACCAACTTTTACCTAGATTGGGGTCACAAACTTATTAATATTCAGGATCTGAATATTTGAAACCCAGGTGTTTGAGTGAATGGCACTGTACTGGCAGGTTTTGAAATGGCTGGCAGGTTTCTGGTGCTCTCTCATAATACCGTCAGAGTTAGCATTCCAAATGAACAGATTATTCCTTGAATGTCCAAACAAGTGAACCTCCTACTGTGAAATACTATTTCTCCATTCACTATTTCTCTTTGTATAAGGAAATACACAACTTTTAATCCACTAGTTGTCATAGTAGCACAAAGATCCTATACACATTAGAAATGGCATCTTTTAAGGGAAGAATTAATTACCCTTGATTGACAAATTGCTCTTAATCTAAGGTTCAGAGTCATATTTGCTTCTGATTCCACTTAAATCTTTGTCATTAGAGTCTTGCTAGTATTTGCCTGCTGATTCTTCCCTCCCACACTCCCCTCACTTCCCACTTTAGTCTCTCAGGTTAAATGCAAAGTTTTAGTGCACAGCGTCTAACTATGAGGCAGTTAGAGCATAAAAGAATTAAATTGCAGTTGTCTTTTTTGATTCTAATATTCTTCAgtcatttcttttcaattgtcTTTTCAGTCTCAAACTCCACCTGCATTTATGTGGCATATTGAGATGTCTCAACATTTTGCTCTTTCAAAATCAGGCTTCATATGTGCCTGCCCAGATCCATACAACAGGAAAATGTTGTAACACATGTTGAAGCTTATCAACGTAAAGTGTTGGGACCTTTTCTAATGAAATGTGTTCCAATCttttatgcattcattcattcagtagatGTGTATTAGAGGTCAGACCACAGGTTAGGTTCTTGGTTTACTAGTAGTTATCAAGACAAATTCCCCTGCCTTTGAGAAACTCACAGTGTGTGTATTAAGAATACAGACATGAAATTTATTAGTCATTATAATCAATGATTACTTCATTGATTGTAATCAATTACATAATTATTATTGTCataaatacaatgaagaaaaaatataggcTACTtcaaaaggatttaaaaatgaaCTACATTTAGATTGAGGGGTTGTTCAAGCCTTTGACAAAATGTCCTTGAACTGAAATTTGAGGGATGTGCAATGGTCAACCTGGAAGAAAATGGGAGATTTATGTATCTCACAGTAAGAAGCtttaacaaaacaacaaaaactctagctgttttggttttttttttaaatcttactttCTCAATTGATCTTTGACTATCACACCACAAAAGCCCATAGGCTTTTGCATTGTTTTGGATGTATATATCCCAAAATCTACTTTTCAAAAGGTTAGTCCTTTTTTCTAAGGAAACTTAAATCAATCAGAAATGTTACCTGGGTTTTAAAATGAGGCAGTAAGGTGACTTCAGAGCATCTTAATTACTGACAGTGATACTTAAGGTTTGTTGCCCTATAGAATTAACTTGTCTCAAACTGCTGTACCAGCCCCATTGCTTGATAAAATGTGAAAACAGAAGatgtatattaaaatgtttttatttaaagcaCTAGGCAAATGTtagaaatcattttatattttaatatattttcaaaaaatctaATTATAATCATATGAATTTCTAGAACCTAATGTTTATGTTTACTAAAGGAATTATATCATAGGAAAAGGTCAACTGAGTCTTTAAACATCAAACTTAATGGTTGGAACATAAGTGATGAATCATCCTGTAGTTGGAAACAGTTTAAATTACCCACTTACATTCCTGGAAGAAGAGGGTAGTACAACGACTCCATTCATTAGAATAAACATGGATAGAAAGTGTACACAAATTCAAATTCATTATCCTCCCATTAATACTGGAACATTTTATGTAGGGAGaaataatatgcatttaaatGAGCTTTCTaggtgacatatatatatataaaactatatctatatatatatagttatatatatagttaatttgaaaaacaacttCTAGTGTGTCTTTTAATAGATTGATAATACGGGTTATCAAATGAATTGGAATTGATTTCAAAGCACCTGTAGACACTTAAACAAATCATCTAAAGCCTTAATAATAATAGTTCACTACATCCTCAGTAATGTGTCTATATCTGTGTGTATATTTTGACATAATTCTGGATTCTACACAAacacttgtgaggaaataaaaCATCTGAACAGCCTATAAATACACATAATGGTAAGATAAAATTTTGGAAACTAAAAGCTGTCTATTTTTGTAAGCTATTTGGTACTTGTATTTATCCATGTTTATTAGCATTATTTAAAGAACTATAACAAGGACTTAGAGGCTACTTTTTCTGAAAGCACTAACTCTTCACTGGGCCCATAGATGTCTACAGATACCTCTTGGTAATTAAAAGCAGGATAAAGCTTAGCATCCCACCTTCATTTTGTTATTGGCTTTGATCTGAGTCATTATgtcctgcagtcaccttggattccaaggTCTGATCAATAAACATCTTGTGATGAGTTAAAACTGCCCTCAGGCCACACAGCAATTTTCATATCACCCACAAAGCTCCACCTGACCAATTATGAGATAAAGATCCACTAGCCCAGTTTGACCAAGACTGCTTAAATAAGCATGTGTCTTGCCCCACCCTCCGAAGCTCATGTCAGTACCCCCTAAGATAGAGCTAAGGGTGCTGGCTCCTTGGTCATCCCAATATAATCGTATTATTAAAGTTCTTTCCTGGTTTTCACTATTAACATTTTCCGTCTGGTGTTTGAGGCAAATTGCCAAGTCTGATTTGCTGGCATCCTCCCAGAATTGGGTCTCTGGCCTAACAAACAAGCAACAGAGCTACATTATGATTTTGTACTTTTATCATTATCCTTTAGTGTTTTCATAGCTTCATATAGCTTTAGTTTTTAAGTAATTGGTAAATATGCTGGAATGAGATAATTTAAGATAGGAAAATAAAGAGTATCTTACAAAGAAACAAGCTTTAGcaatccaaataaaaaataacattcaaCTCAGAAGTAGGTGATCATTTTgattaaataaaaacagtaaacaagcaattttttaatttgtaaaagcTAAAGATATTAGGCATGATCTGGAATGAGAGGGTtgtaagaaacaacaaaaatatacctCATAATGGCATGATGGGAATTTAGAGATTGGCCTCTGTCAGGTTGAGAGTAGAGAATTTGGAAAGAAGTTGAAGTTTGAAGAGAGATAAAAGGAAAGGTCTCTAATGAGAAGAAGCAAGAGCCCATAATGTGAAGTCAGGCAAATGATAAATCCCTCCACAGGTGCACAAACAGAACGTTGGAGAAGCAAGGGAAAATATTAAAGTTCAAAATGATCTTTCTCTGTTATGCCTTCAGCAAAAACCTGTTGTGCAAAAGCAGCT from Castor canadensis chromosome 8, mCasCan1.hap1v2, whole genome shotgun sequence carries:
- the Kcnc2 gene encoding voltage-gated potassium channel KCNC2 isoform X6, with the translated sequence MGKIENNERVILNVGGTRHETYRSTLRTLPGTRLALLASSEPQGDCLTAAGDKLQPLPPPLSPPPRPPPLSPGPGGCFEGGAGNCSSHGGSDEHPGGGREFFFDRHPGVFAYVLNYYRTGKLHCPADVCGPLFEEELAFWGIDETDVEPCCWMTYRQHRDAEEALDIFETPDLIGGGDPGDDEDLAAKRLGIEDAAGLGGPDGKSDRWRRLQPRMWALFEDPYSSRAARFIAFASLFFILVSITTFCLETHEAFNIVKNKTEPVINGTTILQYEIETDPALTYVEGVCVVWFTFEFLVRIVFSPNKLEFIKNLLNIIDFVAILPFYLEVGLSGLSSKAAKDVLGFLRVVRFVRILRIFKLTRHFVGLRVLGHTLRASTNEFLLLIIFLALGVLIFATMIYYAERVGAQPNDPSASEHTQFKNIPIGFWWAVVTMTTLGYGDMYPQTWSGMLVGALCALAGVLTIAMPVPVIVNNFGMYYSLAMAKQKLPRKRKKHIPPAPQASSPIFCKTELNMACNSTQSDTCLGKDNLLLEHNRSVLPVPCGAMHLNLIHKKQLFKENGCLHIKGPNTKEKGSPSDALVPETKTEEGKHVSF
- the Kcnc2 gene encoding voltage-gated potassium channel KCNC2 isoform X4 produces the protein MGKIENNERVILNVGGTRHETYRSTLRTLPGTRLALLASSEPQGDCLTAAGDKLQPLPPPLSPPPRPPPLSPGPGGCFEGGAGNCSSHGGSDEHPGGGREFFFDRHPGVFAYVLNYYRTGKLHCPADVCGPLFEEELAFWGIDETDVEPCCWMTYRQHRDAEEALDIFETPDLIGGGDPGDDEDLAAKRLGIEDAAGLGGPDGKSDRWRRLQPRMWALFEDPYSSRAARFIAFASLFFILVSITTFCLETHEAFNIVKNKTEPVINGTTILQYEIETDPALTYVEGVCVVWFTFEFLVRIVFSPNKLEFIKNLLNIIDFVAILPFYLEVGLSGLSSKAAKDVLGFLRVVRFVRILRIFKLTRHFVGLRVLGHTLRASTNEFLLLIIFLALGVLIFATMIYYAERVGAQPNDPSASEHTQFKNIPIGFWWAVVTMTTLGYGDMYPQTWSGMLVGALCALAGVLTIAMPVPVIVNNFGMYYSLAMAKQKLPRKRKKHIPPAPQASSPIFCKTELNMACNSTQSDTCLGKDNLLLEHNRSVLPVPCGAMHLNLIHKKQLFKENGCLHIKGPNTKECYQVTTVQEVSRHYHPQKGSPSDALVPETKTEEGKHVSF